ATGGGGCCAGGGAGCCAAGAAGGAAGTATAGGAGCCCCAAACATGGCCCAAGGTACTAGCTGGCCCAGGGCAGATGCCTCACCCGGTCCTTGGCACTCTTCACTTTGATGATCTTGGCTGCCAGCGAGAGCCCTGTGGACTTCTCTGTGCACCTGTGGACCTGGCCAAACCGGCCCCTGCAGAGACATGATGGTAAGGCAGGCTGAGAGCCCAAGGTGAGCCATCCTGTATCTCTGGCTTTCTGGTCCTGCCCTTTGTTCATAAACACTATGGGGATTACCCTGCACCCCGGAGGCACTATAACCATTACCCCTACACCATATGGGTTATTCTCAAACCTAGAGAAGATCTTCACCCTATTGTAAGTGGTGTATACCATACCCCAGGGAACTACTGCCCTCACTCCACACCACCCAGACCGCCCTACCACCTCCAGCATATGGCTCCCACCCATGCCCATATACCATGTGGGCTTCCCTGCACTCACCCACTGTCTGTAGGCTAGCCAGTCACTAGCATGCTCTGCACTCTATCCCACCCCGGGCCTTGGCTCTCAACCAACCCCCTCCCGAGAAGCATCCAGCAGCATGCCAGCTCAGGTGTCCAAGTGTCTCTGCCCCcatccctcctgctcctgcccctcaTCAAAGCAGAAGCCCACCTACCCTCCCAAGACATCATGCTGACACACTGTGTAACCTGCCGAGGTCGAGGTCTCCTTGACACTCACCACCCGGTGTTCAAAGGGGGCTGGTGGGGCTGGGCTGTCATCTGTTTGGGAGACAATAGGATGTGAGCCTCTAAGTGCAGCCTCCTCCACTCAGCCACCTGCTTGGGTCAAGTGACAAGCCCCTCGCCCTTCTCAAGGATCACCTCATTGAATCACCCATATGGCAGAGGAGCTAGCTGAATTTCAGAGAGGTGAGGTGACTGGCCCCACGGGCACACAATGAGTCAGTGACAGACGGGAGTCAAACCCAAATCTCTCGTCACCTAGTGGTGCTCTTTGCAAGGTGGAGAAGTTCTACCCAGTCTGTTCACTGACGTTGAGAGGGGATACAGGGTGGATCTGTGTAGCCAGCAGGAAACGGAAGGCACCCTTGAACAGGGTGATCAAGCAGAATTTAATGATGGAACTAGATTTGAAGGCACAGGCTGCAGACCCCCGCCAGGGTGGTGTGACAGGGAGGCAGCTGGAGAAATAAACACGCTcccttccaccctccctccctgggcaccTTCTGATCTCACAGGGCAAACAGACCTCAAGGTAGCCCACAGCGGGGTCAGCTTCGGGGGAGGTGGGCTGTGTAAGTCAAAAGAGCCAAGGACAAGGATGCCCCCCAGAGATGGAAGCCACAGACGATGGACCCCGCTGACcgtggactaaagctaagactcaaaagACTATGAGTTTATTGTTGCTCCTATTGTTACCTGTTTGTGTATTGTTGCTTCTATGttacctgtttatgtaaagtataggtGGGAAATTAGATGAACGgaattaggaaaaatggaaaaggttcTACAAAGCGGTGAATGGCTAACTCCTCACCCAACCGTGCTTTAACCTTACATTAGTAACCCTAACGTTACTTTTTGGCTCCTGCATTATAAACGTActaatgtcatttgtaaatgttagtcttacatgctcaatataaccccttacaacagaacatagaactggctgaaaagtcaaagatttgactaatctccaaagaaaggGGGGGAATgcaagggcctacttagccagaggaAGCcgttttgttgtttatgcagtgaacttagattgaccctatgcTGTAAACGTAGATTGACCCTATGCTGTAAACCCTGTAGATTGaccctgctcctcccagaggaacttacttgcaaagcccagataaaagggcaggtcaggccaggtggagacatccaaacAGTGGAGCGTGCATACTGTCTTCCTAGCTACCAGGGAgagtgggccctgccttttgggcgccaattctgaccaaggtgataggctagggtaaattgtaatctcattggccacctgtgtgtagccaggctcaaccacatggcctttgctctataaaagctagtctgtgaggtggggaagggtcacctctttgtaagagacggccctgaccagtcagtttgattctcgacacttggcgcaaaataaagttttgcttgaccttcgctttgtatcagtctcgttcctttgaccatggacccaacaggcTGGAAGTGGACAGTGGGCCTAGAGGGGAAACCGAGGACACcaacatttggaaaaataaaaatagtctaaGTTTTCAGGAAAAATCTTGCACTTCAGAGGTAGTATGAACCTAGAAATGTTGCCTGAAATAAAGGACTAAAACAGAACCAAACACAATGACTTGAGCTGGTTTGCATATTAAGGATTGGGCGACTCCATGGCAGGCAGTCAGCAGCTTGCGTTGGGTTTCTCTGGGCTTGTTATGGTTCACTCAGAGTGTTCCACCTATAACTCTCCTGCCTCTGAAACCATATACCTACCCTGCCATGAAACCACGGCTATTTGCTcttagttcatctttttttttttttttaagattttatttatttatttgacagagatcacaagtaggcagagaggcaggcagagagagagagagagagggagggaagcaggctccccactgagcagagagcctgatgtggggctcaatcccagggtcctgggattgagcNNNNNNNNNNNNNNNNNNNNNNNNNNNNNNNNNNNNNNNNNNNNNNNNNNNNNNNNNNNNNNNNNNNNNNNNNNNNNNNNNNNNNNNNNNNNNNNNNNNNgcaggctccccactgagcagagagcctgatgtggggctcaatcccaggaccctgggatcatgacctgagcccaaggcagaggcttcaacccactgagctacccaggtgccccgctcttAGTTCATCTTAATAAAAGCAGTTTTTGCTCCCCAAAGTAGAAGCTTGAATTTGCCTGGAGAGAATATTGTTCCTTTTTGTATCTGCAAAAGCAAGCCCTGAGCCCCGGATCACAAAGGTAACAAGTATGGGCTGTTGCTCCTGCTACTGCTGTTTTCCTGGGATCTAGAAAGTCTGAGAGAGCCTGGATGCTGAGTGTGTGCCACAGAGATTCCAAATCTAGAATTTGGCTTGaagtttcctttgctgcgcactACGGGCCTTCTGTTCTGAGGGGCCGTAGAGCCACAAGGTTTGCACACAGGTTCTGAAGCCAGACAGGGCAGCACTGTCTCCGTGGCCCTGAGCGTGTTCCTTGACTTCCCGTGTGTTTCCATTTATCCCCCCTCCACCAGCCCATGAGGGGAAACACCAGCACAAAGGCACGTGGCTTGGTACACTGAGAACCCTAAGTTCACGTTGGCTTTATCACCACCCCAAGCCCCAGAAAGGACTCTGGAGTCTCCGCCTGGTTTCAGTGGTGTTTTAGGAGCGAAAGGAGGCCTTTGTCCACACTTGGACTGAGTCATACAGGTGAAGAGGAAGCAGCTGGAGATGTCACTATGACAGGGCAACTGCAGAGCCCAGAAGTGGCAAGGGGCCCCGGCATGACCTGCAGAACACATAGCCCTTCCTTGGGGACTTCCTGAAATCCCAGGGCAGGAAATCAGCCTTCCTGCCGCCACATGGGATGAGGGCTCAGACCAAGGAGAGTGTGTCCGTAAGGGCTGGAGGAGTTGAGGACACTTGGGTCACAAGAGCACAAGGatccctcccaccaccactgGGACAGAAAGCAGGTCAGCAGCCCCAGCACACCCTTCTGTACCCCAGGACGAGAACTCACTCACTGGGTGCGGTGGCAAATATTGACATCAGTTAATAGATGTTAACATCAGTTAACATCTattaacatagattttttttagcaGGATCCTTCCCTGGCTCAATCCAGAATGCCACCCATGGTGGAGAGTTCAGTCAGGCTGGTGGCTTTGAGAAATCCACATGGGTTCCTTCCTCCCCTACTGTTATAGCCACCCCAAACTCAGCCCACTGCATCTCCAGGCCTTGTTCTCCAGCCCCAGCAGGTACTGGTAGGCTATTCTAAGTCTTAGGCTCTCCCAGACCTCTCTGGAAGCTGCAGGAAGGCACCCTAGGAGTAGGCCCCCAAACTCACTCACCTTGGGGCACCCAGCAATGGGTTCACTTACCCAGAACCACACTCCCAGCTTCAGCTCCAAGGGGTGACCTCCTTCCTGCTTCAGCACCTCCGGCTGTGCAGTCCTTCCCGGGTTCAGGATTTCCTGCTCCCATGCCTTTGTCCTGCTGCCAGCCTGTGGCTCCAGCAtcacttcctctgtccctcctggccCCGCTTGGTCCCGTGGTGGACTCAGCCCCAggcccctgctcctcctctgtcTTTACTCTCTCGTGGCTGCTCTGTTTCTGCAGTGGGGAAATCTTGCTGGCTCCTTTCGGGATCTGTTCTTCTGAATTGGTTGCAGGGGTCTGGGGCGTGGGCCCAGATGGGTCCTGCTCACCTGGATGGGCAGCTGTGGGAGCCTCCACAGGCGGCGTGGGTCTGAGGCTGTCCCCTCTTGTCACAAGCATCTCCCCAGGGTTATCTGTCTCCTGTACATGAATGGAGATCCTGGGGCAGAGAAAAAATACGGCCTTAAAAGCAAGGACTTTCAAGTCACCCCGACCTGGGTTCAgatgcctgctgctgcccctcaaTGATCATGGCTTattggcctcagtttctcatctggaAAAAGGGCCCTTGCATTAATTATAATAGTAAGGTAAGTTGTGTTTAGAACCAGCAGACCCCAATACCTGACTACCTCTGCCCTGACCGGACACCAGGGAGAGACTGGATTCAGTGAGATGGTACTCTCTGCTCTCAGGATTGTAGGGGATAAGCAGCCAAGGAAGGCTGAAGTAACCTGTGATGGACGCTGGTGGGCACCAGATGTCTATGAAGGCCTTAGAAACCTGCTTCGGCCCCAGGAGGACTGTGGCCTGGAGGCAGGATACCTGGGCTCCCCTCTCTAGACCTCAATCTCCCTTTCAGTTAAGTGAAGAAAGCGTGAACTAAGCCAACTATCCCACGGGAAACCCCAGGTCAGgcatatattattaaaatcagGCAAGAGCGGGggcccagggtggctcagttgttaaacatccaacacttgattttagctcaggtcattatctcagggttgtgggatcaaggccTGTGTGAGGTTTCcccagtcagtggggagtctgcttacaaCACTCTGCCtcacctcttcgacctcaaccgcagcaacttcttcctaggaacatcgccaaaggcaagggaagcaagggcaaaaaggaactattgggacttcatcaagatcaaaagcttttgcacagcaaaggaaacagttaacaaaaccaaaagacaactgacagaatgggagaagatagttgcaaatgacatatcagataaagggctagtatccaaaaatctataaagaacttagcaaactcaacacccaaagaacaaataatccaatcaagaaatggacagaggacgtgaacagacatttctgcaaagaagacatccagatggccaacagacacatgaaaaagtgctccacatcactcggcatcagggaaatacaaatcaaaaccacaatgagatatcacctcacaccagtcagaatggctaaaattaacaagtcgggaaatgacagatgctggcgaggatgcggagaaaggggaaccctcctacactgttggtgggaatgcaagctggtgcaaccactctggaaaacagcatggaggtgcctcaaaaagttgaaaatagagctaccctatgacccagcaattgcactactaggtatttaccctaaagatacaaatgaagtgatccgaagaggcacatgtgcccgaatgtttatagcagcaatgtccacaatagccaaactatggaaagaacctagatgtccatcaacagatgaatggataaagaagatgtggtatatatacacaatggaatactatgcagccatcaaaagaaatgaaatcttgccatttgtgatgacatggatggaactagagggtattatgcttagcgaaataagtcaatcagagaaagacaattatcatatgacctccctaatatgaggaagctgagaggcaacatgggaggtttggggggtaggaaaagaataaatgaaacaagatggggtctggagggagacaaaccataagagactcttaatgtcacaaaacaaactgagggttgctggggggagggcagtagggagagggtggtgggttatggacattggggaaggtatgtgctatgaagtgtgtaaacctggtgattcacagacctgtacctgctaataatatattatatgttaataaaaaaatttaaaaattaaaaaaaaaaccactctgcctcttcctctgcccctcccccccactctctctctctccctccctcccagataaataaataaataaataaataaataaataaataaataaaatctttttttaaaaatcatcaactAGTCATAGAGACTAGACTTCTCGTTTCTCTTGAACAAATAGGTCTGGCTGTGTTGGGCATGTCTGCATAACCGAGAAGCAGCTCCCATTCCTGACAGACCCTGCTGTACCCTGGCAACGCCCCTGGGTCCACTTCACATACATTTTCATTACCCAGACGTTGCGACATTGGGTTTGGAACCTCAGCTAGAGGTCAGGAAGGCCTTCTGAGCCCTGATGATGTTCAGAGGAAAGGACTTGACCCTGGGAGCCATTAACCCCCAGGGTTTAACACTCCCTCTCAGAGTTGCCCCTGCTGTGACTGCTCTTTACAACCCCACTCCTGGGGTCTATGtgaattggggtgggggtgaggaggtgaGTGTCTGGCATGGACTGAGTCTCACAAGGGAGCCCAGCAGCCTCCTCTCTGGTCTTAGCTCTGGACCGTGTTGCGGGACAACTTTGGACAAGGCCAGCATCAGCTCCCTCTTCTGTCAAACAGAGACATTAATAACTCACAGGAGTGCTGAGAAGCCACGAAGCGGGGAAAGCCCCAAGGGTCCCAAAATGAGGCACAAGAcggtgcagctgctatggaaaacccgctgatggttcctcaaaaatgtaaaaataggactaccctatgacccagcaatttcacttctttaaaaaagtatctaGAAGAATTTATAACACAGTCTCAAAGAGATAACTTGTACacctgtgttcatagcagcattgttcacaacaACCAAATGTGGAAGCACCACATGTCCACcgagggatgaatggataagcaaaatgtataatatccatacaatggaacattattcagccttaaagaggaaggaaatcctgttacATGCCACCACCTGGGTGaaccttaaggacattatgctaagtgaaataagccagtcacaaaaaaaaaaaaaaaaaaggaaagaaaaatcctgaGTCCATTTGTACAATTCCACTTATATGCAGTACCTACAGTAGTCAAATTCCGAGGCAGAAAGTGCAGTGGTGGTGGCCAGATCTGGGGGATGGGCAAGATGGGAGTTGTTTGATGGTTACAGATTTTCAGATTTGTATCATGAAAGATATTCAACCCTCCTGCACTGTACACTTACAAACGGTTCAGTTGGTAAATGTTACTTTATGTGTTTTTTCACCatgatgaccaaaaaaaaaaaaaaaaaagtgaggcttTTCCCCAGACGTTGAAGGCCCAGCCGCCTCCCTGAGCTGCAGCCAGTCTTCTGAAAGCAGCACCTACTCCTGGATGCCCCTGACTCAGTACAAGCCTGTCCACAGCCAGCCTTGGGCAGGAGGCAGCCGAAGCCACACACCCCGCAGCCCTGCACCCCTTGGGAGGAGTGAGTGTGGGTTGGTGATGACAGGGTAGGTGCGAAGGGTGGCATCCAAGCCTGGCTCGGGTCTCGTCTCTGCTGAGGGCCATGGGAACTGCAGGAAGCCAGTTGCTGGAAGAGTATCCAGGTGGTCAGGTGACCGGCTGATAAAGCCAAGAGTCACTGCTGTCCCACTTGGTCTTCACACCGAGCAGGGCATGGGATGACCCCAACGCACGGCCACGCATTCCCATGCCGTCGAGCGCCCAAGGCTTTCTGTCCTGCTGCTGCACGGTGCACCCGGGGCAGACGCCGCTGACCACTTCCAGCACTGTGCTCCTCCACCTGCTGCTAGGGCCTTAGCAGCCTCGACACAGGCAGCCTCGGCCCATCAGAGTGGATGCTTGACTTTAAACTCATCTTCTCAAAATATACTCATGTGCTAGCTGAGGACAGGCAGGTAGTGATCTCTCCACTTCCTGAGCCCGCTGGCCGGTCTAGTGCGCCTGAAATTCAGAGAACGGCTAAAACTGACATAGAGAACTTTCCCCTCATGCAGAATCTTTTGGGGGCCCCTAACAAGTTCATGGAAAGTCCACCCCTATCCCTAAAGTCCATGTTTACAGCCCTGACCAGGATCCAGGGAAGCCTACCAGGAATTCCTCCTTTTAGTTGGTTAAGCTCTCCCAGAGGCTCTCATTTCCTTCCAGAACAAAGGCAGACAAATGATCGGGGCTTTTCTGCCAGTCGCCCTAGCACACAGACATCAGCCCCGCTCCCTGCAGCAGGCCTAGAGCAGGGATGGGGCTATGTTACAGATAAGGACAACCCCGGGCAGGTGCAGGAGGGCACCAGACCCTCTTAAGACAGGGAAGCACAATATACTTCCGTGGACCGTCCTGGGGGCCCAAAGCACTGTTCCACAGGCCTAGGAACATAGGACTAGAAAGAGCTTGGCAGTCAGCAGCCTCTGGCTCTTCATTATCCTGCCCTGTGTCTGCCGAGGGCCGAGCGCTGGTTCAGAGGCTGTGTTCCGAGGTCACAATCCCACCTTCAGGTATAATTGTCTTGAAAGCCCTACTGGATAGACTCAGCCTATTCCAGCCTCCCTGTGAATCCCCATCCTTTTCTCCTCCACTTAGTATTTGGGACCTAATTACATGCTGACCTGAGGAGGCAGCGGGGTACAGTGGTTGGGAGCAGATGCTGGAGTCCAGAAACCTGGATTCAGATCTCAGCTTTGTGACTCCCTAGCTGTAGGGCGGTCTCAGcccatttcctcatttcctcaCTTGCCTCCTGGGATGTTGTGAGAATACAGCAAGACGTGGTCTGTGAAATCTGCGGCCAGTGCCAGCTCCTAGGATTGTGCCGTGAGCCCCAGCTTGTAGCTATTATAACTGCTCTGAGAGCTGGTGGTTCTCAGCCCTGCTCTATATAGGAATCACCCAACgagcttgtaaaaaaaaaaaaaaaaaaaaaagacagggaggaaaagagggaaggaagaaggcaggaaggaagcgtAGGTGAGCTGCACTCCAGACTGAATAAATCAGACTCTCTGGgcattggtattttaaaaattgctttcagGCAATTTGAATGGGCACCAGGTGAGAAACAGTGCTCAAAATTCCCAAAAGCAGTGCCTACACCTTCTCCTGTCTTGCCCTCAAGAAGCTAGCCAGCGCGGCAGACAGTGGGCACTCTATCCCAGCAGCTAGCCCCTTGGTCGTGCTCCCGCTGAGGGGCTGCCGTTAATTCCCGCCCTGCCCAGCATGGAGGAGCACCCCTTACCTGGCAGGCGTTTCTCCACCACCATGAGCTGCCTTGGCTTGAGCTGGCAGCCCTGGAGTGAGCCTCACGCCTGCCTCTGAGGGCTGCGGGTCAGGCCCGCTGAATGACGATCCTTGGTCTGTACTGGGTAAAGCTTCCTGGCTGGTGGAGGCTTCACTGACCCTGTTGGATGCTGCAGACAATTCCAGGCCAGTCCCAGGGCTCTCAGTGAATGCTCCAGGAGCTTTGGCTTCGGCCTCTGTGTGCAGCGGCAGGAGGCCAAGGGGCACTTGGGCTGGGCCAGGAactccttcttcctgccctggttgggcctctgcttggGTGGGGAGGTCAGATCCTATCTCGGAAGCATTGACGGGGGTcagcctctcctctgtcccctctggCAGGTTCGCCTTCTGGCTCTCTACAGGAAAATCAGCAGcataaaaatgcatttctatatGGATGAGTCGAGCCTAAAGATACTGCAAAGGATATGCAAAGGCCATGCAGGGAAACATGTTTATAATAGTcagactggaaacaacccaagtgacCAAGAGTAGGAGGCTGGTTGACTAAACCACGGCCCAGCACCCAGAAACTGCACAGCCATAGAAAATAGACACGAATATCTCCAGATGTGGCCATGGACTGATCTCAAGATGTACTGTAAGTGGAAAAGAATCAGGTGGAGAAAAGTGGGTCTGGTGTGCTTCTGTTTCTCTAGGAagggaggatgtgtgtgtgtgtgtgtgtgtgcgcgcgcgcacgaaTGTGCACATGCAGGAGCATGTGTATAACCACTGATAACATGGCTAAGGacacacaaagaaagacaaaaaattttgTGAATGCTTCCATGtgcaagggaggaaaaaagaaaagccagactTCTCTTAATACCCCTTGTTTTGTCCATTTGACTTCAGAACCATGTCAATATTACCCAAAATTGTACAAGAAAATGAAACTTGAATAAAAGCAATCCACAAAGATGTAGAGCAAAGTGAAATAGACCTGAGATTCAAGTTGGTGGCATAGCTTACGCAGAAAAGAGCTAGTCCAAGTGACTTAAAACAGCAATGTATAGTGGAATATataagaaaggataaaagaaaaatgaaaagggggaaaataaataaaggaaatttaaaaattagttaaatagatttaaaaaggaaaaaataaaaaatatctttttattctgAAACCATGATGTGTGCATCATGGAACACAGCAAACAGGACCCCACTCACCTTCCCAAGGCCCCCTGATCTCAGCTTGCACAGCTCTGGTGCTCAGCGCATGCTTTGGctttgctcctttctcttccactcGATCTTTGTTCTGAAAGAACAATCATCATCACCAACGTCATTGTTCAGGACACAGACATTGGCTGAACACCTACCATGTGCTTGAGGTAGAAGTATTTAGATTACCTCACCTGGTCTCACGGTAATACTAGAGGATAGATATTGCTACTGCCATTCTAGAGATAAAGACACAAAGTCACAAATTCTTTCTAATGTGTCCTTACATTGCCAGTAAGGGAAAGACCTGACGCGGCTTCTTAATGGACTGGACGTCAAAATACTTAGACCAGTGATGGAAGATAAATTTCAAGTGTCAATTCAGATCATTCAGTCATGGCTATTACAGTGCTGGCTTGGCTTGGATCCTAAAGTCAGATTGACCCATGCCTGTTTAGGGGGCTAGGGGCAAGGAGGAGGGCTGGAAGAGTGCCCCCCTCAATTAATAATGCCTGCCAGGGAGCTGGTGCCTCCTACCGTCACCCCTTTACTATACAGTAGCGTGGCCGGAAGCACAGCCTCTcttggctctggagccagaccctGCCGGGTTTAAACCCCATCTTCACCCCTcagcctccctttcctcatctgtgaaatggcgAGAATAATGTTATCTGCTTCGTAGAGTTAGTAAGAGGTTTGGAGGAGTTGATCTGTGGAATGTCCTGACTAATGTGCCCAGCGCATGGTAAGTGCTCGGTAGCTCTAGGGATTTTGTGGCGCCTGAGACAGGGAGCACTCTGTCTTCAAAGAGCCAACGGATTGAGGGACGGATCAAATGTGTAAGGCCCAGAGAAGCTCTCGGCAGCTCTTCCTTTAACTCTGAGTGCTCTGTACCAGGCCAGTGCGCTTACTCCTGAAATGGTAGGAACATTCAGTATTTCtaagtataaatatttctataggACCTGACTCCTTGCTGGGTCCCTCTGGTGCTTCTAAAGGTTTTAAGACTTGGGGACAGCCCCTAAGACTCCTCCTGGTCCTTATCACACCAGCAGGTCTGATCAAGGCACTTACCCCTGAAGGCCCTTTCTCTGGCCTCACCCACAGATGCCCCAACTGGAGCCCAAATGAGCTTGAGACACATTTTGTTTGGCCCACAcagcattttcaatttttaaattcgTTATCAACACTTTAAATCTAGGAGacttttacattaaaattctaAGTTCCCTTTCGGGGCTTAGGATTATTCTCTATTCTCATTGTGGTGTATATACTTGTTAAACTGTGTACTCACACGTACTCACACGCACTTTGTGTGGTGTGTGCcatttattgtatgtaaattatgccTTAATAAAActgattaggggcgcctgggtggctcagtgggttaagccactgcctgcggctcaggtcaagatctcagggtcctgggatcgagccccgcatcgggctctctgctcagcagggagcctgcttccctctctctctctgcctgcttctctgcctgcgtgtggtctctgtctatcaaataaataaataaaatcttaaaaaaaaaaaatctgaagatctGACAATGTTAAGCTCACGGCAAAAATCGGCTGGAGCAGTTCCCACTAACTGGGGCACCAGTCCTCACAACTTTAGAATGCCTCCCCGGCACTGAGAAGGGTTGGTTccacttttttttcctatgctATACCCACTTCTCTCAATCCTACTACCTGCTCATCCCTTTGGGATTCCAGCACACCAAGTTCTGTCCTTCTGAGGGTAACAGCACCATGGGAACACCTAGCCTTGCACCTggcatgtgccaggcacttaataaataaacACCAGCTGTTGTCATCGTGATTAACACAGCGCCATCAAGGTGACCCGGATCCCCTTTCTCAGCAGAGACCGCTCCCTGGACCTCTTTCTGCAGACTCGGTCCTGCCACCCCCGGAGCTGGGGGAACTGGAAGCATTATCACGGGACGCCTCCTGTTTCACCCCGGTAGAGAGGGACTCGAACAAACTGTCCTTTGGCAGACCTTGTTGGGCTCAGCatgtcctctccctccctccgctCTTGGTGTaggtagacacacacacacacacacacgcaaacacacacacacacacacacacagctgcgTCATGTCTTCAGGGCTCactcagaggaaggagaagagaccCTCGACACCATTCTAGAGGACTGGTGTCTTCTGAACAGCTTGCTTATGATTTGGACCCAGGCCTGGCTGAGCCTGACCCTGTCC
The DNA window shown above is from Mustela nigripes isolate SB6536 chromosome 17, MUSNIG.SB6536, whole genome shotgun sequence and carries:
- the MYLK3 gene encoding myosin light chain kinase 3 isoform X2; its protein translation is MGTLCPTPVLHSPGARGQQRASDYIQIFANKDRVEEKGAKPKHALSTRAVQAEIRGPWEESQKANLPEGTEERLTPVNASEIGSDLPTQAEAQPGQEEGVPGPAQVPLGLLPLHTEAEAKAPGAFTESPGTGLELSAASNRVSEASTSQEALPSTDQGSSFSGPDPQPSEAGVRLTPGLPAQAKAAHGGGETPARISIHVQETDNPGEMLVTRGDSLRPTPPVEAPTAAHPGEQDPSGPTPQTPATNSEEQIPKGASKISPLQKQSSHERVKTEEEQGPGAESTTGPSGARRDRGSDAGATGWQQDKGMGAGNPEPGKDCTAGGAEAGRRSPLGAEAGSVVLDDSPAPPAPFEHRVVSVKETSTSAGYTVCQHDVLGGGRFGQVHRCTEKSTGLSLAAKIIKVKSAKDREDVKNEVNIMNQLSHVNLIQLYDAFESKNSCTLVMEYVDGGELFDRITEEKYQLTELDVILFTKQICEGVHYLHQHYILHLDLKPENILCVSQTGHQIKIIDFGLARRYKPREKLKVNFGTPEFLAPEVVNYEFVSFPTDMWSVGVITYMLLSGLSPFLGETDAETMNFIVNCSWDFDADTFEGLSEEAKDFVSRLLVKEKSCRMSAAQCLKHEWLNNLPAKASKSKVRLKSQLLLQKYMAQRKWKKHFYVVTAANRLRKFPTSP